The [Actinobacillus] rossii genome contains a region encoding:
- the cynR_1 gene encoding DNA-binding transcriptional regulator OxyR: MELKQLFYFIKVAEFGSYTKAANELDIAQPLLSRHIRQLEVELKQHLLIRNGRGVSTTEAGNILLKHSHQIIAQLENLKEDLSLSTGEITGSVTLGIPPTLSKLFARDIIKLFYKRLSHANLIVTEGLTRDLQERLELGRLDIALLHNPNFLPNIEYELLIEVFLTCITRKDNPISLKKEVNADELSTLPLILPSRNNTFRQLFDNEMIKSHQKTNIVLEVDSKELILDLVEDGLGSSILLPMVLDLGQKHPILTTIPITTPELPCHLYMALLNKTVKNRLQKALIEIIKEVCQKYFPKNKAQ, from the coding sequence ATGGAGCTAAAGCAACTGTTTTATTTCATAAAAGTTGCTGAATTTGGAAGCTATACCAAGGCAGCAAATGAACTGGATATTGCACAACCATTATTAAGTCGACATATTCGACAACTCGAAGTTGAACTAAAACAACATTTATTAATCAGAAATGGGAGAGGTGTCAGCACAACAGAAGCTGGCAATATTTTGCTTAAGCATAGCCATCAAATTATTGCACAATTAGAAAATCTCAAAGAAGATCTTAGTCTTTCCACTGGCGAAATCACAGGTTCAGTCACTTTAGGCATTCCACCCACATTATCTAAATTATTTGCACGTGATATTATCAAACTGTTTTATAAAAGATTATCTCATGCAAATTTAATTGTAACTGAAGGACTAACTCGAGATTTACAAGAACGATTAGAATTAGGGCGATTAGATATTGCATTACTGCATAATCCTAATTTCTTACCCAATATTGAATATGAATTATTAATTGAAGTCTTTCTAACTTGTATTACACGTAAAGACAACCCAATTAGCTTAAAAAAAGAAGTGAATGCAGATGAATTATCAACATTACCATTGATTTTACCTAGCCGTAACAACACTTTTCGCCAGCTTTTTGATAATGAAATGATAAAAAGCCACCAAAAAACGAATATTGTATTAGAAGTGGATAGTAAAGAGCTAATTCTTGATCTCGTTGAAGATGGATTAGGTAGTTCGATTTTGTTACCAATGGTACTTGATTTAGGACAAAAGCATCCTATCTTGACTACTATACCGATTACCACGCCAGAATTACCTTGTCATCTATACATGGCATTACTTAATAAAACAGTAAAAAATCGTTTACAAAAAGCACTTATTGAAATTATTAAAGAAGTTTGCCAGAAATATTTTCCGAAAAATAAAGCTCAATAG
- the mii gene encoding 3-methylitaconate isomerase: protein MAKQTAIPCMLMRGGTSKGAFFAFDDLPTDIETRDKVLLAVMGSPDKRQVDGLGGAHSLTTKVAMVRKSQQAGVDLEFLFAQLQPEKNTVDTKPNCGNMLAAVVPFALEKGLLSAQGETTTARVLTLNTGMLADITVQTPDGDVNYEGYARVDGVPNPSAPIQIRFLDTEGSVCGSLLPTGNVKDSFEIAGFGQLDATCIDNGMPIVLVKAEDIKRTAYESVSDLNSDETLKAILENLRLQAGIKMGLGDVKEKNYPKMCLVNAPINGGDIHTRCFIPHVCHEAIGVLAAVTIATACVMEGSVANGLSQTDLTQNPNFTVEHPSGEFTVSLGFDEKGNVNSAALLRTARLLMKGEAMISNKIW from the coding sequence ATGGCTAAACAGACTGCAATTCCTTGTATGTTAATGCGAGGTGGTACGTCGAAAGGTGCATTTTTTGCCTTCGATGATTTGCCTACTGATATTGAAACTCGGGATAAGGTGCTACTGGCGGTAATGGGCTCTCCCGATAAACGTCAAGTAGATGGCTTAGGTGGTGCTCATTCTTTAACAACCAAAGTAGCCATGGTGAGAAAAAGCCAACAAGCAGGTGTTGATCTTGAGTTCTTATTTGCGCAATTACAACCCGAAAAAAACACCGTCGATACAAAACCAAACTGCGGAAATATGTTAGCGGCAGTTGTGCCTTTTGCTTTAGAGAAAGGGTTACTTAGTGCGCAAGGTGAAACGACAACAGCGCGAGTGCTCACTCTTAACACAGGAATGTTGGCAGATATTACGGTGCAAACTCCTGATGGCGACGTGAATTATGAGGGCTATGCACGTGTTGATGGCGTGCCGAATCCATCTGCACCAATACAAATTCGATTCTTAGATACTGAAGGTTCTGTGTGTGGCAGTTTATTGCCGACGGGCAATGTGAAAGATAGTTTTGAAATTGCGGGCTTTGGTCAGTTAGATGCAACCTGTATTGATAATGGCATGCCTATTGTGTTGGTGAAAGCAGAGGATATAAAACGTACCGCTTATGAAAGCGTTTCGGATTTAAATTCCGATGAAACATTAAAAGCTATTTTAGAAAATCTCCGCTTACAAGCAGGCATCAAAATGGGTTTAGGCGATGTAAAAGAGAAAAATTACCCGAAAATGTGTTTGGTTAATGCTCCGATTAATGGCGGTGATATTCATACACGCTGCTTTATTCCTCATGTTTGTCACGAAGCCATTGGCGTATTAGCAGCCGTAACCATTGCAACGGCTTGTGTGATGGAAGGCAGTGTGGCAAATGGATTGTCTCAAACAGATTTAACACAAAACCCTAACTTTACCGTAGAACACCCAAGTGGTGAATTTACCGTCTCTCTCGGCTTCGATGAAAAAGGTAACGTCAATAGCGCGGCTTTGTTACGCACTGCGCGTTTATTAATGAAAGGCGAAGCTATGATTTCTAACAAAATTTGGTAA
- a CDS encoding Predicted metal-dependent hydrolase of the TIM-barrel fold: MSLIIDCHGHYTTAPKALEEWRNKQIAAIKNPSAMPKVSDLKISDDEIRESIELNQLKFMKERGSDITIFSPRASFMAHHIGDYNISATWASICNELCYRVSQLFPDNFVPVAMLPQSPGVPTETCLAEIDRCVNEYGNVGINLNPDPSGGHWTSPPLTDKYWYPIYEKMVEYDIPAMIHVSTSCNCCFHTTGAHYLNADTTSFMQCLQGDLFKDFPTLRFIVPHGGGAAPYHWGRFRGLAMMMKKPILEEHLLNNIYFDTCVYHQPGIDLLLDVIPHKNVLFASEMIGAVRDIDPRTGHYFDDTRRYIEASCLSADQKHQIYEGNARRVFPRLDELLKAREL; the protein is encoded by the coding sequence ATGAGCTTAATTATCGACTGCCATGGTCACTATACCACTGCACCAAAAGCATTAGAAGAATGGCGCAATAAACAAATTGCTGCGATCAAGAATCCATCTGCAATGCCGAAAGTTTCTGATTTAAAAATCAGCGATGATGAAATTCGTGAAAGTATTGAGCTAAATCAGCTTAAATTTATGAAAGAACGTGGTTCAGATATAACGATTTTCTCTCCTCGTGCCAGTTTTATGGCTCATCATATTGGAGACTACAACATTTCGGCTACTTGGGCTTCCATCTGTAATGAGCTTTGCTACCGTGTCTCACAATTATTTCCTGATAACTTTGTGCCTGTTGCTATGTTGCCTCAGTCACCGGGTGTACCAACAGAAACGTGTTTAGCTGAAATTGATCGCTGTGTGAATGAATACGGTAATGTAGGCATTAATTTAAACCCAGATCCTTCAGGTGGTCATTGGACGTCACCACCACTTACCGATAAATATTGGTATCCCATTTACGAAAAAATGGTGGAGTATGATATTCCAGCAATGATTCACGTAAGTACTAGCTGTAATTGCTGCTTCCACACCACAGGGGCGCATTACCTCAATGCGGATACCACTAGCTTTATGCAATGTTTACAAGGTGATTTATTCAAAGATTTCCCAACGTTACGCTTTATCGTACCACATGGCGGCGGTGCAGCGCCTTATCACTGGGGACGTTTCCGTGGTTTAGCAATGATGATGAAAAAACCAATCCTTGAAGAACACTTACTCAATAATATTTATTTTGATACTTGTGTTTATCATCAACCTGGTATCGATCTGTTATTAGATGTGATTCCACATAAAAATGTGTTGTTTGCTTCTGAAATGATTGGTGCAGTACGTGATATTGATCCACGTACTGGTCACTATTTTGATGATACTAGACGCTATATTGAAGCAAGCTGCTTAAGTGCAGATCAAAAACATCAAATCTATGAAGGTAATGCACGTCGTGTTTTCCCTCGTTTAGATGAATTACTTAAAGCAAGAGAATTATAG
- the proA_1 gene encoding ribonuclease activity A regulator, with amino-acid sequence MELQVNQLGVVKRNIQRADKSAVEKLAKFGVATIHEAMGRVGLMKPYMRPIYPQARICGTAVTALLQPGDNWMLHVAAEQIQEGDIVVAGCTADSTDGFFGELLATSFRAQGCKGLIIDGGVRDTAELEKMDFPVFSKAIHSKGTIKATLGSVNVPVICAGAVVYPGDVVIADHDGVVVVPAAKAQEVADAAEKREENEAIKRPQFEAGVLGLDLYKMREKLEKAGLQYID; translated from the coding sequence ATGGAACTTCAAGTGAATCAATTAGGCGTAGTTAAACGTAACATTCAACGAGCAGACAAAAGTGCGGTCGAAAAATTGGCGAAATTTGGTGTAGCCACTATTCATGAGGCAATGGGACGTGTTGGATTAATGAAACCTTATATGCGTCCAATTTATCCTCAAGCTCGTATTTGTGGCACAGCCGTTACCGCATTATTACAACCAGGAGATAACTGGATGTTGCATGTGGCAGCAGAGCAAATTCAAGAAGGGGATATTGTTGTAGCAGGTTGTACAGCGGATTCTACTGATGGTTTTTTTGGGGAATTATTAGCCACATCTTTCCGTGCGCAAGGTTGTAAAGGCTTGATCATTGATGGCGGTGTACGTGATACCGCTGAATTAGAAAAAATGGATTTCCCTGTGTTTAGCAAAGCGATTCATTCTAAAGGTACAATCAAAGCGACATTAGGTTCGGTCAATGTGCCTGTAATTTGCGCAGGAGCGGTGGTTTACCCTGGTGATGTCGTGATTGCCGATCATGATGGTGTCGTTGTTGTTCCAGCAGCCAAAGCACAAGAAGTGGCTGATGCTGCTGAAAAACGTGAAGAAAACGAAGCTATCAAACGCCCACAATTTGAGGCTGGTGTATTAGGTTTAGACCTATACAAAATGCGTGAAAAATTAGAAAAAGCGGGCTTACAATATATTGATTAA
- a CDS encoding Predicted metal-dependent hydrolase of the TIM-barrel fold has translation MKFEITKGWLSFYPNPSKPKLQLPKGAVDAHCHVFGPGEKFPYAPERKYTPCDASKEQLFALRDLLGFERNVIVQATCHGADNSALVDALESANGKARGVVTVRRDVSEEELQRLHKAGVRGVRFNFVKRLVDTAPTETLMEIANKIAPLGWHIVIYFEAADLAEYWDFFTSLPTTVVVDHMGRPDVTKPVDGPEFELFVKLMREHKNFWSKVSCPERLSVTGPKALNGEQYAYIDVVPFARRLVQEFPDRVLFGTDWPHPNLKDHMPDDGLLVDYVAQIAPTESERQRLLVDNPIRLYWPEEK, from the coding sequence ATGAAATTTGAAATAACAAAAGGTTGGTTGTCATTTTATCCAAATCCTTCTAAACCTAAACTTCAATTACCAAAAGGAGCTGTCGATGCCCATTGTCATGTATTTGGTCCAGGTGAAAAATTTCCTTATGCCCCAGAACGTAAATATACACCGTGTGATGCTTCTAAAGAACAGCTATTTGCTTTGCGTGATTTACTGGGTTTTGAACGTAATGTTATCGTACAAGCCACTTGCCACGGCGCGGATAATAGTGCATTAGTTGATGCCCTAGAAAGTGCTAATGGCAAAGCGCGTGGTGTGGTAACGGTTCGTCGTGATGTGAGCGAAGAAGAATTACAACGTTTACATAAAGCGGGTGTTCGTGGTGTACGTTTTAATTTTGTAAAACGTTTAGTAGATACTGCACCGACGGAAACACTCATGGAAATTGCCAATAAGATTGCACCGCTTGGTTGGCATATTGTGATCTATTTTGAGGCTGCCGATTTAGCGGAATATTGGGACTTCTTCACTAGTTTACCGACTACCGTTGTTGTCGATCATATGGGGCGCCCTGATGTCACGAAACCCGTAGATGGTCCAGAGTTTGAGCTTTTTGTTAAATTAATGCGAGAACACAAAAACTTCTGGAGTAAAGTTTCTTGCCCTGAACGCTTAAGTGTAACTGGTCCAAAAGCATTGAACGGAGAACAGTATGCTTATATCGATGTTGTGCCATTTGCTCGTCGTTTAGTGCAAGAGTTTCCTGATCGTGTTCTATTTGGGACAGATTGGCCTCATCCAAATTTAAAGGATCATATGCCTGATGATGGATTATTAGTGGATTATGTCGCACAAATTGCCCCAACAGAATCAGAACGCCAACGTCTATTGGTTGATAATCCAATACGTTTATATTGGCCAGAAGAAAAATAA
- the dctA gene encoding serine/threonine transporter SstT, whose translation MTTKPFYKELYFQVLVGIVAGIVLGYFYPEFAVKLKPLGDAFIKLIAMIIGPIIFCTIVTGIAGMKDMQELGKVGGKALIYFFAMSFIALAIGLLWGHLVQPGIGFNIDPATLDTTSLIKYTDGAKSVNLSDFVMNIIPSTFVGAFSSGNVLAILLVSILFGYSLSVIGVKGKPVFDLVESISKVFFHNVHLISKLSSIGAFGAITYTIGAYGLASLIPLAKLVIGFYVLLILFVVVVYGIIAKICGLNLFSYLRFIKEELLIILGTGSSSVVLPHIMEKLEQLGCSKSVIALVVPSGYSFNLNGTNLYMTMAIIFIAQATNVDLSISEQIILLVVAMLTSKGAAGVSGAAFVMLTSTLIVLPVVPVAGMVLLLGIHRFVGTGLAIVNLIGNGIATIAVSVWNESFDREMMKNTLENKEI comes from the coding sequence ATGACAACGAAACCTTTTTATAAAGAATTATACTTTCAAGTATTAGTCGGCATTGTTGCAGGGATTGTGTTAGGTTATTTTTACCCAGAATTTGCGGTGAAATTAAAACCATTAGGTGATGCATTTATCAAGCTCATAGCTATGATTATTGGACCTATCATTTTCTGTACAATCGTGACAGGGATCGCAGGTATGAAAGATATGCAAGAGTTAGGGAAAGTAGGTGGTAAGGCCTTAATTTATTTCTTTGCGATGTCTTTTATTGCATTAGCTATAGGGCTATTGTGGGGACATCTTGTTCAGCCTGGAATTGGCTTTAATATTGATCCAGCCACATTAGATACCACTAGTTTAATAAAATATACCGATGGAGCGAAAAGCGTTAATTTATCTGATTTTGTGATGAATATTATTCCCTCTACTTTTGTGGGAGCATTTTCTTCAGGAAATGTACTAGCAATTTTGCTAGTATCAATTTTATTCGGTTATTCACTTTCTGTTATTGGAGTGAAAGGAAAACCAGTATTTGATTTAGTTGAGAGTATTTCAAAAGTGTTTTTCCACAATGTGCATCTCATTTCTAAATTATCATCAATCGGGGCTTTTGGGGCAATTACTTATACGATAGGTGCTTATGGTCTAGCATCTTTGATTCCTCTTGCTAAATTGGTGATTGGCTTTTATGTCTTATTGATTCTATTTGTTGTAGTGGTCTATGGTATTATTGCGAAAATTTGTGGTTTAAACCTTTTTTCCTATCTACGTTTTATTAAAGAAGAATTATTGATTATTTTGGGTACTGGTTCATCTTCCGTTGTGTTACCACATATTATGGAGAAATTAGAGCAATTAGGGTGCTCTAAATCTGTCATTGCATTAGTTGTTCCATCTGGTTATTCATTTAACTTAAATGGCACAAATTTATATATGACTATGGCAATTATTTTTATTGCTCAAGCAACTAATGTGGACTTAAGCATCTCTGAACAAATTATTTTACTGGTTGTAGCCATGTTAACCTCAAAAGGTGCTGCTGGTGTTAGTGGTGCTGCATTTGTGATGTTAACGAGTACTTTAATTGTATTGCCAGTTGTACCTGTTGCGGGAATGGTATTGTTACTTGGTATTCATCGTTTTGTGGGAACAGGACTTGCTATTGTGAATTTAATTGGTAATGGGATTGCTACAATTGCTGTATCTGTATGGAACGAATCTTTTGACCGGGAAATGATGAAAAATACACTTGAAAATAAAGAAATCTAG
- a CDS encoding Transposase and inactivated derivatives translates to MRKNRLSQYKQTKLIELFVAGVTARTAAELVNVNKTTAAFYFHRLRLLIYQNSLHLEMFEGEIETDESYFGGQRKGKRGRGAAGKIAVFGLLKRNGRVYTVAVPNTQSATLLPIIREQVKPDSIVCTDFYRSYDELDVSEFSHFRINHSTHFAEKQNHINGIENFWSQVKRHLRKFNGIPKEHFELYLKECEWRFNHSDLKTQISILKQLVRECLF, encoded by the coding sequence ATGAGAAAAAATCGTCTAAGTCAGTACAAACAAACCAAACTCATTGAACTTTTCGTTGCAGGCGTCACCGCTCGAACGGCTGCTGAGTTAGTTAATGTAAATAAAACTACGGCAGCGTTTTACTTTCATCGGTTACGATTGCTCATTTATCAAAATAGTCTACATCTAGAGATGTTTGAAGGCGAAATTGAAACTGATGAAAGCTACTTTGGTGGACAGCGCAAAGGTAAACGAGGTCGTGGGGCCGCAGGTAAAATTGCGGTATTTGGGCTTCTCAAGCGAAATGGCAGAGTTTATACCGTTGCTGTGCCAAATACACAATCTGCAACGTTATTGCCTATTATTCGTGAGCAAGTAAAGCCTGATAGCATTGTTTGCACTGATTTCTATAGAAGTTATGATGAGTTAGATGTGAGCGAATTTAGTCATTTTCGTATCAATCACAGCACGCATTTTGCAGAAAAACAAAATCATATTAACGGAATTGAGAATTTTTGGAGTCAAGTAAAACGTCATTTACGCAAGTTTAATGGTATTCCTAAAGAACATTTTGAACTCTATTTAAAGGAATGCGAATGGCGTTTTAATCACAGTGACTTAAAAACTCAAATTTCTATTTTAAAACAATTAGTTAGGGAGTGTTTGTTCTAG
- the ppiB gene encoding peptidyl-prolyl cis-trans isomerase B, whose product MITLHTNLGDIKIALDFDKAPVTAKNFEDYCKSGFYNNTIFHRVIDGFMIQGGGMESGMREKATNAPIQNEANNGLSNKRGTIAMARTSDPHSATAQFFINVADNNFLDHRSKEMFGKKVVQEWGYAVFGEVVEGMDVVDNIKGVKTGNKGFHQDVPVEDIVITSVTVE is encoded by the coding sequence ATGATTACATTACATACTAATTTGGGCGATATCAAAATTGCATTAGATTTCGACAAAGCCCCCGTGACAGCAAAAAACTTTGAAGATTATTGTAAATCTGGTTTTTATAATAACACAATTTTCCACCGTGTAATTGATGGATTTATGATTCAAGGTGGTGGTATGGAATCAGGGATGCGTGAGAAAGCTACTAACGCACCGATTCAAAATGAGGCGAATAATGGTTTAAGTAACAAACGCGGTACTATTGCGATGGCGCGTACTTCTGATCCACATTCAGCAACGGCACAATTCTTCATTAACGTGGCGGACAATAATTTCTTGGATCATCGTTCAAAAGAAATGTTTGGCAAAAAAGTGGTACAAGAATGGGGCTATGCCGTTTTTGGTGAAGTCGTTGAAGGTATGGATGTGGTTGATAACATTAAAGGTGTAAAAACAGGCAATAAGGGTTTCCACCAAGATGTGCCTGTGGAAGACATCGTGATTACTTCAGTGACTGTAGAATAA
- the xseA gene encoding exodeoxyribonuclease VII large subunit — protein sequence MDNANIYSVSQLNHAAKMLLEGQLGQVWLTGEISNFSQPVSGHWYLTLKDENAQVRAAMFRMKNVRVSFRPQNGMQVLVRAAVSLYEPRGDYQIIIETMHPAGEGLLQQRFEQLKMKLAAEGLFAQNLKKNLPHFCKTVGVVTSPTGAALQDILHILKRRDPSLTVIIYPTAVQGNDATAEIVQMIELANARNEVDVLIVGRGGGSLEDLWCFNEETVARAIFNSAIPIISAVGHEIDVTIADFVADVRAPTPSAAAELVSRNQDELLQQLTYKMQHLDMAIDRCLGLKYQRLQQLNLRLQRQHPQMQLQAQAQTTAQLVQRLRNAIQRVMDKKHYQLTALSTRLVNNPLPHQVQKQSQYVEQLQVRLDFGLKKGVNTKQHQLANLCAKLDGLSPLKVLSRGYSIAENEQGKALTSVSQIQANAKLKTRFADGVVISQVIEIN from the coding sequence ATGGATAACGCCAATATTTATTCTGTTTCACAACTCAATCATGCGGCAAAAATGTTGCTTGAAGGACAACTCGGGCAAGTGTGGTTAACGGGTGAAATTTCCAATTTTAGTCAACCTGTGTCAGGGCATTGGTACCTAACGTTGAAAGATGAAAATGCGCAAGTGCGAGCCGCGATGTTTCGTATGAAAAACGTGCGTGTGAGTTTTCGTCCGCAAAATGGTATGCAAGTATTGGTGCGGGCCGCAGTGAGTTTGTATGAACCCCGTGGGGATTATCAGATTATTATTGAAACAATGCATCCTGCGGGCGAAGGTTTGCTGCAACAACGTTTTGAACAGCTAAAAATGAAATTAGCAGCAGAAGGATTATTTGCGCAAAATCTCAAGAAAAATTTACCGCACTTTTGTAAAACCGTCGGTGTGGTGACATCGCCAACTGGAGCTGCATTACAAGATATTTTGCATATTTTAAAACGTCGTGATCCTAGCTTGACGGTGATTATCTATCCAACCGCCGTGCAAGGTAATGATGCGACTGCTGAAATTGTGCAGATGATTGAGCTGGCTAATGCGCGTAATGAAGTGGATGTATTGATTGTTGGACGCGGTGGCGGTTCGTTGGAAGATTTATGGTGTTTTAACGAAGAAACCGTAGCGCGCGCGATTTTTAATTCGGCTATTCCTATCATTAGTGCTGTCGGGCATGAAATTGATGTGACGATCGCCGATTTTGTGGCTGATGTACGAGCCCCCACACCATCAGCCGCGGCGGAGTTAGTGAGCCGTAATCAAGACGAATTATTGCAGCAACTTACTTATAAAATGCAGCATTTAGATATGGCGATTGATCGTTGTTTAGGGCTTAAATATCAGCGGTTACAACAGTTAAACCTTCGTTTACAACGTCAACATCCACAAATGCAATTGCAAGCACAAGCTCAAACAACGGCGCAATTAGTTCAGCGTTTACGCAATGCGATACAGCGTGTAATGGATAAAAAACATTATCAATTGACTGCACTTTCTACGCGTTTAGTGAATAATCCGTTGCCTCATCAAGTGCAAAAACAATCTCAATATGTGGAACAGTTACAAGTGCGGTTAGATTTTGGCTTAAAAAAGGGTGTAAATACGAAACAACATCAGTTGGCAAATTTATGCGCTAAATTAGACGGACTCAGTCCGCTAAAAGTCTTGTCGCGCGGCTATTCCATTGCGGAAAATGAGCAAGGTAAAGCCTTAACGAGTGTGTCGCAAATTCAGGCGAATGCAAAATTGAAAACGCGATTTGCGGATGGGGTAGTTATTAGTCAGGTCATTGAGATTAACTAG
- the yicG gene encoding membrane protein has protein sequence MLLDVLFYIGLVVEAMTGALSAGREKMDIFGVVVIAFMPGLGGGVMRDIVLGHYPLSFVANPHWVVIVAITAVLTVLITPLITHFNRSFRTSFLVLDGLGLILFSIFGTQIALEMGHGLIIASISAILTGAFGGVLRDILCNRIPLIFQKELYAAIALFTACLYVGLLEIGVSLNVTIFVTLIIGFIIRLLAIYFSWGFPVFDYQEQDIPDKEILPRLTYRRKYKEK, from the coding sequence ATGTTATTAGATGTGCTTTTTTATATTGGTTTAGTGGTAGAGGCCATGACTGGCGCGCTGTCTGCTGGGCGTGAGAAAATGGATATCTTCGGCGTGGTCGTCATTGCTTTTATGCCGGGGCTTGGTGGTGGTGTTATGCGCGATATTGTGCTGGGTCATTATCCGTTAAGTTTTGTCGCTAATCCCCATTGGGTCGTTATCGTGGCAATCACTGCGGTGCTTACCGTTTTAATCACGCCTTTGATTACACATTTTAACCGTTCATTCCGTACTAGTTTTTTAGTGCTTGACGGATTAGGATTAATTCTATTTTCTATTTTTGGTACGCAAATTGCCTTGGAAATGGGACATGGCTTAATTATTGCCAGCATTTCCGCCATTCTGACGGGAGCTTTTGGCGGTGTCTTACGAGATATTTTATGTAACCGTATCCCATTGATCTTCCAAAAAGAATTATATGCGGCGATTGCGTTGTTTACCGCCTGCTTGTATGTGGGATTGTTGGAAATTGGCGTATCGTTGAATGTGACGATTTTTGTTACATTGATAATCGGCTTCATTATTCGTTTACTTGCCATTTATTTTAGTTGGGGATTTCCTGTGTTTGATTATCAAGAACAAGATATCCCAGACAAGGAAATATTGCCACGGTTGACATATCGTCGAAAATATAAGGAAAAATAA
- the yhbJ gene encoding glmZ(sRNA)-inactivating NTPase, whose translation MELIIISGRSGAGKSVALRALEDIGYYCVDNLPIDLLPQLADILSKSQKAAAISLDIRNLPNSTETLDGVLNQVSAKHQIKIIFLDTDRSTLIRRYSDSRRLHPLSVKDLSLEAAIDAEKEQLEPLVQHANLIIDTGVLSTHELAERLREFLRGHSDKELKIIIESFGFKYGLPLDADYVFDVRFLPNPHWNPALRPMTGLEQPVIDFLAKHDEVANFIYKTRNYIETWLPMLEQNNRSYLTIAIGCTGGKHRSVYIAQQLGEYFQAKGKNVKIQHKSLEKHKK comes from the coding sequence ATGGAACTCATTATTATTAGTGGTCGTTCAGGTGCGGGAAAATCAGTGGCATTACGCGCTTTAGAAGACATTGGTTATTATTGTGTAGATAACTTGCCCATCGACTTACTGCCACAATTAGCAGATATTTTGTCTAAAAGTCAAAAAGCGGCGGCGATTAGTTTAGATATCCGTAATCTACCAAACTCCACAGAAACTCTTGACGGTGTTTTAAACCAAGTTAGTGCGAAACACCAAATCAAAATTATTTTCTTAGATACCGACCGAAGTACACTCATTCGTCGCTATAGTGATTCTCGCCGTCTGCATCCATTATCAGTAAAAGATTTATCGCTTGAAGCGGCTATTGATGCAGAAAAGGAACAGCTCGAACCATTAGTTCAGCACGCGAACCTTATTATCGATACCGGCGTGCTCTCCACTCATGAGCTCGCGGAGCGTTTACGCGAATTTTTACGCGGTCACTCGGATAAAGAACTCAAAATTATCATCGAATCTTTTGGTTTTAAATATGGATTACCACTAGATGCGGATTACGTTTTTGACGTCCGTTTTTTGCCAAATCCACATTGGAACCCCGCACTTCGACCTATGACGGGTTTAGAACAACCTGTGATTGATTTTTTAGCTAAACATGACGAAGTGGCTAATTTTATTTATAAAACAAGAAACTATATTGAAACTTGGTTGCCCATGTTGGAACAAAATAACCGTAGCTATTTAACGATTGCGATTGGTTGTACTGGTGGGAAACACCGTTCTGTCTATATCGCACAACAACTTGGGGAATATTTCCAAGCGAAAGGTAAAAACGTCAAAATCCAGCATAAGTCATTGGAAAAACATAAAAAATAA
- the ptsN gene encoding PTS transporter subunit IIA-like nitrogen-regulatory protein PtsN: MKFTTLLSPENIRQGMVYSSKKTMFEAIGRIVEKQVVLDDFSSLQCFSSLFNREKLGCTGLGNGVAMPRAKLPIGDKPIAIFLQLSEPLDYEAIDKRYVDLVFAVLIPENMCSQYVAILEELSQRLTEKNLCKQLRAAQSADEIWQIFEFADQNYGEQIELPIEQD, translated from the coding sequence ATGAAATTTACGACGTTGTTAAGCCCTGAAAATATTCGTCAGGGTATGGTTTATTCTAGTAAAAAAACAATGTTTGAAGCCATTGGTCGCATAGTAGAAAAGCAAGTTGTACTAGACGACTTCTCAAGTTTGCAATGTTTTTCTAGTTTATTTAACCGTGAAAAATTAGGCTGTACCGGGCTAGGTAATGGCGTGGCGATGCCACGCGCTAAATTGCCCATAGGCGATAAACCTATCGCCATTTTCTTACAATTAAGTGAACCGCTTGATTATGAGGCGATAGATAAACGTTATGTCGATTTAGTTTTTGCTGTTCTTATCCCCGAAAATATGTGTAGCCAATACGTTGCAATACTTGAAGAACTTTCTCAGCGTCTGACTGAAAAGAACTTATGTAAACAACTCCGTGCAGCCCAAAGTGCGGATGAAATTTGGCAAATTTTTGAGTTTGCTGATCAAAATTACGGCGAACAAATTGAACTCCCTATCGAACAGGATTAG